In Triticum urartu cultivar G1812 chromosome 6, Tu2.1, whole genome shotgun sequence, the following proteins share a genomic window:
- the LOC125517292 gene encoding disease resistance protein RGA5-like has protein sequence MAAEIVSATMGVVNPLIGKLTELLGEEYRKLTGVRRQAMFLKDELSSMKALLDKLELVDKLDPQAKDWRDHVREMSYDMENCIDDFMHDLEGADGKKGFVRKMAQRLRRLGRRHQIANQIEELKIRAIEENARRQRYKIDDSIHSSSTVVAVDPRVSAIYEAAANLVGIDGPREELVSWLTNSERKLKVVSIVGFVGLGKTTLAKQVYEKIGGQFDCKAFISVSQKPNMPSLLNGLGLDLGIGIGEDSRARKVPYIIRRLREYLTHKRYLIVVDDLWDPPTWDILRCVFAEGGNGNTVIVTTRVDVVACRASHEHDGHIYRMKPLNNEDSKRLFFGRVFRSEDSCAPQYEEVSTQILKKCGGLPLAIITISSLLASRQAKSRSDWESIMKSLGTNFATDPTLEGMKNILNLSYMHLPPRLRACFLYLGLHPEDREIRRDDLARQWVAEGFVSSVPELDLEDVAKSYFNELINRSLIQPAETIYGEVTSCRVHDMILDLILSKCAEENFMHTAHSYGEMEKMHSCKYKVRRLSLNLSAGGATPGSTLATGLSQVRSFAQFGESIYAPPLESFKHVRVLVFEVPGERSKLGAICHLFQLRYLKVSADSVELPADIRGLVHLKTLEMNCWSEPKISSDIVHLPNLFNLRLPYGTGLPEGIRNMTSIRTLRCSSMEKSLVEDITGLGELTNLRNLCLSGGSLTVEGVDALVSSIGKLRDLRQLYLGCRLKGYNDQLGSLPDPPSRLEALNLGNWLFYVVPKWIGGLRDLMWLSLNVDDLSSHELRILGELPSLVRAYLSVSRIPKDKIVVGSGSFPVLEHISLDSDEDVAAYLRFEAGAMRSLRVLAIRYTVEGWSGCTPDGMEHLLCLEQVNVRVYGTPTTEQVAPDVSSAYSKALEVHPRRPTFALER, from the exons ATGGCAGCAGAAATTGTGAGCGCGACGATGGGTGTGGTTAACCCCCTCATCGGCAAGCTCACTGAGCTACTTGGTGAGGAGTACAGAAAGCTCACCGGGGTGAGAAGGCAGGCCATGTTTCTCAAGGATGAGCTCAGCAGCATGAAAGCTCTCCTTGACAAGCTAGAGCTTGTAGATAAGCTTGATCCTCAGGCTAAGGACTGGCGGGATCATGTCAGGGAGATGTCCTATGACATGGAGAATTGCATCGACGACTTCATGCATGATCTTGAAGGCGCTGATGGCAAGAAAGGCTTTGTCAGGAAGATGGCTCAGCGTCTTAGGAGGCTGGGGAGGCGTCATCAGATTGCCAACCAGATCGAGGAGCTCAAGATTCGTGCAATCGAGGAAAATGCCCGACGCCAGAGGTACAAGATTGATGATTCCATACATTCAAGTTCAACTGTTGTTGCTGTAGATCCCCGGGTGTCGGCAATCTACGAGGCGGCGGCAAACCTCGTAGGCATTGATGGCCCAAGAGAAGAGCTTGTCAGCTGGTTGACTAATAGCGAGAGAAAGCTTAAAGTG GTGTCCATTGTGGGCTTTGTTGGCTTGGGTAAAACTACACTTGCCAAACAAGTGTATGAAAAGATTGGAGGGCAATTTGACTGCAAGGCATTTATTTCAGTCTCACAAAAGCCTAACATGCCAAGTCTTCTCAATGGTCTAGGATTGGACCTTGGAATTGGAATAGGGGAGGACTCTCGTGCTCGCAAGGTGCCATACATCATACGCCGTCTCAGAGAATATCTCACACATAAGAG GTACCTTATTGTAGTTGATGACTTGTGGGATCCACCTACATGGGATATTCTTCGATGTGTCTTTGCAGAAGGTGGTAATGGGAATACAGTAATTGTAACCACAAGAGTGGATGTTGTCGCTTGTAGGGCATCTCATGAGCACGATGGACACATTTATAGAATGAAGCCTCTCAACAATGAAGACTCAAAAAGGTTATTCTTTGGTAGAGTGTTCAGATCGGAAGATAGTTGTGCACCCCAATATGAAGAAGTTTCAACCCAAATTTTGAAGAAGTGTGGTGGATTGCCACTTGCAATTATAACTATATCTAGCTTATTGGCTAGCCGTCAAGCAAAATCAAGGAGTGATTGGGAGAGCATAATGAAGTCTCTGGGCACCAATTTTGCTACAGATCCTACCCTTGAAGGGATGAAGAATATATTAAACCTTAGCTACATGCATCTACCTCCTCGTCTCCGGGCATGTTTCCTTTATCTTGGTTTGCATCCAGAGGACCGTGAGATTCGGAGGGATGATTTGGCCCGACAGTGGGTGGCCGAAGGCTTTGTCAGTAGTGTTCCCGAGCTAGATTTGGAAGACGTTGCTAAGAGTTATTTCAATGAGCTTATCAATAGAAGTCTGATTCAGCCTGCCGAAACCATATATGGAGAGGTGACCTCTTGCAGAGTACATGACATGATCCTGGATTTAATCTTGAGCAAGTGTGCAGAAGAAAATTTTATGCATACAGCACACAGTTATGGAGAAATGGAAAAAATGCATAGTTGCAAGTACAAAGTCCGCCGATTATCTCTGAACTTGAGCGCAGGTGGCGCAACACCAGGGTCGACTCTTGCTACTGGCCTGTCACAAGTCCGATCATTTGCACAGTTTGGAGAGTCCATATATGCACCTCCTCTTGAGTCCTTTAAGCATGTCCGGGTGCTGGTATTTGAAGTGCCAGGTGAGAGAAGCAAGCTAGGTGCAATCTGCCACTTGTTTCAGCTGAGGTATTTGAAGGTTTCAGCAGACAGCGTAGAGCTTCCAGCAGACATTCGAGGGCTTGTGCACCTGAAGACACTGGAGATGAACTGCTGGTCTGAACCAAAAATCAGTTCAGATATAGTCCACCTGCCCAATTTGTTCAATCTGCGCCTTCCATACGGCACAGGGCTGCCTGAAGGGATCCGGAACATGACATCAATCCGCACCCTACGTTGCTCAAGCATGGAGAAGAGCTTGGTGGAGGATATTACAGGTCTGGGCGAGCTGACCAATCTGAGGAATCTATGCCTATCCGGGGGCTCTTTGACGGTGGAGGGGGTTGATGCTCTGGTCTCCTCAATTGGGAAGCTCCGAGACCTTAGGCAACTCTATCTCGGTTGCCGTCTTAAAGGCTATAACGACCAGCTGGGCTCGTTACCTGATCCTCCTTCCCGTCTCGAGGCGCTCAATCTGGGAAACTGGCTGTTCTATGTAGTTCCCAAATGGATCGGTGGTCTCCGTGATCTCATGTGGCTCTCTCTGAACGTTGATGACTTGTCGAGTCATGAGCTGCGTATTCTTGGAGAGCTGCCCTCTCTTGTTCGTGCCTATCTGTCCGTTTCACGTATCCCCAAAGACAAGATCGTGGTCGGCTCAGGGTCATTCCCGGTTCTGGAGCACATTTCCCTTGATTCTGATGAAGATGTCGCAGCTTACCTGAGATTCGAGGCAGGGGCTATGCGCAGTCTACGAGTACTCGCTATCCGATACACAGTGGAGGGCTGGAGCGGCTGTACACCGGACGGCATGGAGCACCTTCTATGCCTGGAGCAAGTCAACGTACGTGTCTACGGCACGCCCACCACGGAACAAGTGGCACCCGATGTCTCCTCCGCGTACAGTAAGGCACTGGAGGTGCACCCGAGACGTCCTACCTTTGCGCTCGAGAGGTAg